A part of Desulfomicrobium baculatum DSM 4028 genomic DNA contains:
- a CDS encoding carbon-nitrogen hydrolase family protein produces the protein MRIGLATAPVPESLEQSLQNILDFMDQAASFDVDLLCFPEAYLPGMRGQHFSIPLCEQAELRDALDQVCKASASHELGVILPMEWPSEQGRYNLVQVISPEGKIMGRQCKTQLDPGEEGLYIPGRGRQIFEINGVKFGVAICHEGWRYPETVRWAACRGAKIVFHPQCTGSNTAGRTSQGWGDPDGPYYEMAMVCRSVENGIYFASVNYALNFQDSATSLVSPEGSCLAHQPYGQPGLLVQQLELELATGLPARRYAPDRY, from the coding sequence ATGCGCATCGGACTTGCCACCGCCCCCGTTCCCGAGTCCCTGGAGCAGTCGCTTCAGAATATCCTCGATTTCATGGACCAGGCCGCATCTTTCGATGTGGACCTGCTCTGCTTTCCCGAAGCCTATCTGCCCGGAATGCGTGGGCAGCATTTTTCCATCCCCTTGTGCGAACAAGCCGAACTGCGTGACGCTCTGGATCAGGTCTGCAAGGCCTCGGCCAGCCACGAGTTGGGGGTCATCCTGCCCATGGAGTGGCCTTCGGAGCAGGGCCGCTACAACCTGGTGCAGGTCATATCGCCCGAAGGAAAGATCATGGGGCGACAGTGCAAGACCCAACTCGACCCGGGCGAAGAAGGACTTTATATTCCCGGCAGGGGACGGCAGATTTTTGAAATCAATGGGGTCAAATTCGGCGTGGCCATCTGCCACGAGGGATGGCGCTATCCGGAAACCGTGCGCTGGGCCGCCTGCCGAGGGGCGAAGATCGTCTTTCATCCCCAATGCACGGGCAGCAATACGGCCGGACGCACCTCCCAGGGATGGGGAGATCCTGACGGGCCCTATTACGAGATGGCCATGGTCTGCCGCAGCGTTGAAAACGGCATCTATTTCGCCAGCGTGAATTATGCCCTGAACTTCCAGGATTCAGCCACCAGTTTGGTCTCGCCGGAAGGTTCATGTCTGGCTCACCAGCCCTACGGGCAGCCGGGACTTCTGGTCCAACAGCTGGAGCTGGAACTGGCTACGGGTCTGCCGGCCAGGCGCTACGCGCCGGACCGCTATTAG
- a CDS encoding (Fe-S)-binding protein, which yields MSPELLSVLERFDFSACMVCGSCANGCPVTGTPGMAGWDTRKVMRMLANGLVDEVVASDFPWLCTGCGRCAGVCPAGIDIPSVMGHMKSLRPREAVPGSLHKGMANNLATGNNLAISREEYLEGMRDLGADLAEECPGFYVPVDRAGADILFFPNSKEVYGDFEDQFWWWKIFYAARENWTVPSEGWEAVDWALFTGNYDANRELARRKIRYMQDHSIGTMIMPDCGGGSYGCRKGMSALVAENPSDCVGFVYLYDYLLQLLRSGRIRVDKSVHQGKRFTYHDSCKHGRELAAHYGRGFFDEPREIVAACVDDFVEMTPTREKNFCCGAGGGMWPMPFEQQSAWHARYKYQQIKDSGADVVVVGCSNCRDQIMRRIPKFYPDCTYEVKYIWQLVAEALVIEPWEAERIATAQAEAREQWERLGMEPQEE from the coding sequence ATGAGTCCTGAGTTGCTGTCTGTTCTGGAGCGTTTTGATTTTTCGGCCTGCATGGTCTGCGGGTCCTGCGCCAATGGCTGTCCAGTCACGGGCACGCCGGGCATGGCCGGGTGGGATACGCGCAAGGTCATGCGCATGCTGGCCAACGGCCTGGTCGACGAGGTCGTTGCGTCCGATTTTCCCTGGCTGTGCACGGGCTGCGGACGCTGCGCCGGGGTCTGCCCTGCGGGCATCGACATCCCCTCCGTCATGGGCCACATGAAGAGCCTGCGTCCGCGCGAGGCGGTGCCGGGCTCCCTGCACAAGGGCATGGCCAACAATCTGGCCACGGGCAACAATCTGGCCATCAGCCGCGAGGAGTACCTCGAAGGCATGCGCGATCTGGGCGCGGATCTGGCCGAGGAATGCCCCGGCTTTTACGTGCCGGTGGACCGAGCTGGCGCGGACATCCTTTTCTTTCCCAATTCCAAGGAAGTGTACGGCGATTTCGAGGACCAGTTCTGGTGGTGGAAGATTTTCTATGCCGCCCGCGAAAACTGGACCGTGCCCTCCGAGGGCTGGGAGGCCGTGGACTGGGCGCTCTTCACCGGCAACTACGACGCCAATCGCGAGCTGGCCCGGCGCAAGATCCGGTACATGCAGGATCACTCCATCGGGACCATGATCATGCCGGATTGCGGAGGCGGTTCCTACGGCTGCCGCAAGGGCATGAGCGCTCTGGTGGCGGAGAACCCGAGCGACTGTGTGGGCTTTGTCTATCTGTACGACTATCTCCTGCAGCTCCTCCGTTCGGGCCGCATCCGAGTGGACAAGAGCGTGCACCAGGGCAAGCGTTTCACCTATCATGACTCCTGCAAGCACGGCCGTGAGCTGGCCGCGCACTATGGACGCGGCTTTTTCGACGAGCCGCGCGAGATCGTGGCGGCCTGCGTCGATGATTTCGTGGAAATGACCCCGACGCGGGAGAAGAATTTTTGTTGCGGCGCGGGCGGCGGCATGTGGCCCATGCCCTTTGAACAGCAGTCGGCCTGGCACGCGCGCTACAAATATCAGCAGATCAAGGATTCGGGCGCGGACGTGGTGGTCGTGGGCTGCTCAAACTGCCGCGACCAGATCATGCGCCGCATCCCCAAATTCTATCCCGACTGCACCTACGAGGTGAAATACATCTGGCAGCTGGTGGCCGAGGCCCTGGTCATCGAACCGTGGGAAGCCGAGCGCATCGCCACGGCGCAGGCCGAGGCGCGGGAGCAGTGGGAGCGGCTCGGGATGGAGCCGCAAGAAGAGTAG
- a CDS encoding IS110 family transposase, translating to MAIYAGIDLHSNSNFLSVVDSAGKIIEKRKLANDVQAILHPLAAYREQVQGIAIESTFNWYWIVDALMDEGYRVHLANPAAIQKYSGLKHSDDASDAAWLAEMLRLGVLPEGYIYPKAERPILTCPALFRPVET from the coding sequence ATGGCTATATACGCAGGAATCGATTTGCATTCAAATTCAAATTTCTTGTCTGTGGTCGATAGTGCAGGAAAGATCATTGAAAAACGAAAACTTGCTAACGATGTCCAGGCAATTTTGCATCCGCTTGCTGCCTATCGAGAGCAGGTCCAAGGAATTGCTATCGAGTCGACTTTTAACTGGTATTGGATCGTCGATGCTTTGATGGACGAAGGGTATCGGGTGCATTTGGCCAATCCGGCGGCCATCCAGAAGTATTCTGGGCTCAAGCACAGCGACGACGCCAGTGATGCGGCTTGGCTGGCCGAGATGCTTCGCCTCGGCGTCCTGCCTGAAGGGTACATCTATCCCAAAGCGGAACGCCCGATCCTGACCTGCCCGGCACTTTTCAGACCAGTCGAAACTTGA
- a CDS encoding IS3-like element ISDba1 family transposase (programmed frameshift), with translation MKKGRFSEEQMVGILREADRSPVAQVAKKHGISEQTIYTWRQRFAGMSADDVKRLRLLEQENTRLKKILAERDLEIEVMKEIAGKKVVGAPARRLQVAYARSRGLSQRRACALLSTSRSSLHYESRLEARDKPLMAAMTDLAATYPRFGYRRINVFMERLGHVMGADKAFRLWSKAGLQVPRKRPRKRVAASRPRPQLPMGANELWAYDFVYDACANGQQIKCLTVVDEYTRECLAIDVAGSIRSGRVIEVLSRLISERGAPLSLRSDNGPEFVSKALLRWAAQESLDLALIEPGKPWQNGLNESFNGKFRDECLSMEWFRCRSEARVVIEEWRRHYNSIRPHSSLNNMTPEHFCRQYGKNLNRGETLKN, from the exons ATGAAAAAGGGACGATTTTCCGAAGAGCAGATGGTGGGCATCCTGCGCGAAGCTGACCGCAGTCCGGTGGCCCAGGTGGCCAAGAAGCATGGAATCAGCGAGCAGACGATCTATACGTGGCGACAGCGGTTTGCCGGCATGTCCGCCGATGACGTGAAGCGGCTGCGGTTGCTGGAACAAGAGAACACGCGACTGAAGAAGATCCTTGCGGAACGGGACCTCGAAATCGAGGTCATGAAGGAGATCGCCG GCAAAAAAGTGGTAGGCGCACCCGCCCGACGCCTCCAGGTGGCATACGCCAGGAGTCGCGGACTTTCACAACGCAGGGCGTGTGCGCTGTTATCCACTTCCCGGTCGTCGCTCCACTACGAGTCACGGCTGGAGGCCCGGGACAAGCCACTGATGGCGGCTATGACAGATCTGGCTGCGACGTATCCGCGCTTTGGATATCGCCGGATCAACGTGTTCATGGAGCGTCTGGGGCATGTCATGGGCGCCGACAAGGCGTTCCGCCTGTGGTCCAAGGCCGGGTTGCAGGTGCCCAGGAAGCGGCCTCGGAAACGAGTGGCGGCGTCCCGCCCGAGACCGCAACTGCCGATGGGAGCAAACGAACTGTGGGCGTACGACTTTGTCTATGACGCCTGCGCCAATGGTCAGCAGATCAAATGCCTGACTGTGGTAGACGAATACACGCGGGAATGCCTGGCTATAGACGTTGCCGGCAGCATCAGATCAGGCCGGGTGATCGAGGTGCTGTCCCGCCTGATCAGCGAACGTGGAGCCCCTCTGAGCCTGCGTTCTGACAACGGACCGGAGTTCGTGTCGAAGGCGCTGCTCAGATGGGCGGCTCAGGAGTCTCTGGATCTGGCGCTGATTGAGCCTGGGAAGCCATGGCAGAACGGTTTGAACGAGAGTTTTAACGGCAAATTTCGCGATGAGTGTCTGTCGATGGAATGGTTCCGGTGTCGGTCCGAGGCGCGGGTTGTGATCGAGGAATGGAGGCGGCACTACAACTCCATTCGTCCGCATTCAAGCCTGAACAACATGACGCCAGAACATTTCTGTCGGCAGTATGGGAAAAACCTGAACCGTGGGGAAACTCTCAAGAATTGA
- a CDS encoding putative nucleotidyltransferase substrate binding domain-containing protein has product MSSDVHFCRDFLRKVYPFSLLSAETLEELLPAVRVRQLPAREMFVEPVVGVVLHGAVHLTSQGVHFERIMDGDAFGFESVVDVRLPFLEVRAEEDTSFLAIGLEAFRAMLDGENALKAYFVRKCERLAMLLDASRLRGSELETDPFLRLAVGSIGLNDPVFVPASMSASEAAQTMRERGVSACLVGDAAQVAGILTEKDVVAQAARGTLDVRVGEMMTAGLITVGGEELVFEAFSTMIRHGIRRLVVVDENEKPRGLLQERDMLSARGENPLHLSGEIASAQSFAALAQCFERLRLMVLRSAAERIGAEKVGRFVAHIHDQILVRVAGLVMEDLGRGPREFSLMVLGSEGRREQFLATDQDNALVFSDEGEDVDYFAAFGQRFVRALVEIGFPPCPHGVMIENALWRQSLSAWRDSIDAMMRVVDADAVLRLTQLADSRHILGAPRLCERLREHLFRQVRDTPVLLKYMAREALRFSPPMGFFHNLVVEKSGPAKGCLDLKKGGIFPLTQGIKTLALEHGLHETGSMERLLSLRREGVFSEAMAANIHDAFDFFQSLRLRVQAAGVRARQAPDNHVRIDLLAALERERLKDCFGVVIDFQSFLHTKFGLHLIS; this is encoded by the coding sequence ATGTCCTCAGATGTGCATTTTTGCCGGGATTTTCTGCGCAAGGTCTACCCCTTCAGCCTGCTCTCGGCGGAGACACTTGAAGAGTTGCTGCCCGCCGTGCGCGTGCGGCAGCTTCCGGCGCGCGAGATGTTCGTTGAACCCGTGGTCGGAGTTGTCCTGCACGGCGCAGTCCATCTGACTTCCCAGGGAGTTCATTTCGAGCGGATCATGGACGGCGATGCCTTTGGCTTCGAGTCCGTTGTTGATGTGCGTCTGCCCTTTCTGGAGGTGCGCGCCGAGGAGGACACCTCCTTTTTGGCCATCGGGCTTGAAGCTTTCAGGGCAATGCTGGACGGGGAAAATGCGCTCAAGGCATATTTTGTCCGCAAATGCGAGCGGCTTGCGATGCTGCTCGATGCGTCGCGCTTGCGGGGGTCCGAGCTGGAAACCGATCCATTCCTGCGCCTCGCCGTGGGAAGCATTGGCCTCAATGACCCGGTTTTTGTCCCTGCCTCCATGTCCGCTTCCGAGGCGGCGCAGACCATGCGCGAGCGCGGCGTTTCCGCCTGCCTAGTCGGCGATGCGGCTCAGGTTGCCGGGATTCTCACCGAAAAGGACGTGGTCGCCCAGGCCGCGCGCGGAACGCTCGATGTCAGGGTGGGGGAGATGATGACCGCCGGGCTTATCACCGTGGGCGGCGAGGAGCTGGTGTTCGAGGCGTTTTCAACCATGATCCGCCACGGCATACGCCGTCTGGTCGTGGTCGATGAGAACGAAAAGCCGCGCGGCCTGCTCCAGGAGCGGGACATGCTCTCGGCCCGGGGGGAGAATCCGCTGCATCTGTCGGGCGAAATCGCATCGGCCCAGTCTTTTGCGGCTCTGGCCCAGTGCTTTGAGCGTCTGCGCCTCATGGTGCTGCGCAGCGCCGCCGAGAGGATCGGCGCTGAAAAAGTGGGCCGGTTCGTGGCCCATATCCACGACCAGATCTTGGTCCGCGTGGCGGGGCTGGTCATGGAGGATCTGGGACGTGGGCCTCGGGAATTTTCGCTCATGGTGCTCGGCAGCGAAGGGCGCAGGGAGCAGTTTCTGGCCACGGACCAGGACAACGCCCTGGTCTTTTCCGATGAAGGGGAAGACGTGGACTATTTCGCCGCCTTTGGGCAGCGCTTTGTGCGTGCTTTGGTGGAGATAGGTTTCCCACCCTGTCCCCACGGAGTGATGATCGAGAATGCGCTCTGGCGGCAGTCATTATCCGCGTGGCGGGACAGCATCGACGCCATGATGCGTGTTGTCGACGCGGACGCGGTGCTGCGCCTGACCCAACTGGCCGATTCCCGGCATATTTTGGGGGCGCCCCGGCTCTGCGAGCGTCTGCGGGAACATCTCTTCAGGCAGGTGCGCGACACTCCGGTGCTGCTCAAGTACATGGCCAGGGAGGCTCTGCGTTTTTCTCCGCCCATGGGCTTTTTTCACAATCTCGTGGTCGAGAAGAGCGGTCCGGCCAAAGGCTGCCTTGATCTGAAAAAGGGCGGGATTTTTCCGCTGACCCAGGGCATCAAGACCCTGGCCCTGGAGCATGGGCTACACGAGACGGGAAGCATGGAGCGCCTTCTCAGCCTGCGCCGGGAAGGCGTCTTCTCCGAGGCAATGGCGGCCAATATTCATGACGCCTTTGATTTTTTCCAGAGCCTGCGCCTGCGCGTCCAGGCCGCCGGTGTGCGTGCGCGGCAGGCTCCGGACAATCATGTCCGTATCGATCTCCTGGCCGCGCTCGAACGGGAGCGGCTCAAAGACTGCTTTGGGGTGGTCATCGATTTTCAATCCTTTCTGCACACCAAGTTCGGGCTGCACCTGATTTCTTGA
- a CDS encoding DUF3644 domain-containing protein translates to MKKRARILFEKSLDSLLLSIEHFNRPWDRGRPEVVLILLDRSYELLLKAIILHKGGKIREPFAKETIGHEKCVRKCLTEEQVKCLNEEQGLTIQIINSFRDAAQHDLVELSEQELYMYSQAGLTLYRDLIKSEFQENLKNYLPERVLPISVEPPKDLHSMIDAGFAEVRELLKPRSRRQIEAKAKLKSLAIVEASLEGIRSLTCRETSDHSILESFPTVQVFPILPTEMFWRHVVQA, encoded by the coding sequence ATGAAGAAAAGAGCCAGAATACTTTTCGAAAAGTCATTAGACTCCCTTTTGTTGTCAATCGAGCACTTCAATCGACCTTGGGATAGGGGCCGCCCAGAGGTGGTTTTGATACTGCTTGATCGGTCTTATGAGCTTCTATTGAAAGCAATAATTTTGCATAAAGGGGGAAAAATTAGAGAGCCATTTGCGAAAGAAACTATAGGGCACGAAAAATGCGTTAGGAAATGTCTAACAGAAGAGCAAGTAAAATGTCTGAATGAAGAACAAGGGTTAACAATTCAGATAATCAATAGTTTTCGTGACGCAGCTCAACACGATCTTGTCGAACTGTCCGAGCAAGAGCTTTACATGTATAGTCAGGCTGGTCTTACTCTTTACAGGGACCTAATAAAAAGCGAGTTCCAGGAGAACTTAAAAAACTATCTTCCGGAGAGAGTGCTCCCCATTTCGGTAGAGCCGCCCAAGGATCTGCATAGCATGATAGATGCTGGGTTTGCTGAGGTAAGAGAACTGCTAAAACCACGATCAAGAAGACAAATCGAGGCTAAGGCTAAATTAAAATCATTGGCAATTGTTGAAGCTTCACTTGAGGGCATTCGCTCGCTGACCTGCCGGGAAACTTCGGACCACTCAATTCTTGAGAGTTTCCCCACGGTTCAGGTTTTTCCCATACTGCCGACAGAAATGTTCTGGCGTCATGTTGTTCAGGCTTGA
- a CDS encoding sigma-54-dependent transcriptional regulator — MTARILVVDDDRAHMTMLVAMLGSWGYEVDTADDGAMAVARVRERAYDVVLTDVRMAEVDGIEALRRIKSYNPYLPVLIMTAYSSVDVAVQALKAGALDYLHKPLDFEELRLGLARALEQGMAHRSAQAPSGEADPVSEMIGDSLPMRELAAMIRAVAPSEASVLILGESGTGKELVAKALHEGSPRKARQLVTVNCAALAENLLESELFGHEKGAYTGAQRQRDGRFVQADGGTLFLDEIGEMAPALQAKLLRALQQGEVQRLGSDRSIRVDVRVLAATNRDLEAEVRDGGFREDLYYRLNVIALRVPALRERPEDIPLLARHFLHRFAQRNRKTYRGFTPRVMDLMLHYDWPGNVRELENVVERAVILSPGEFVTENDLPANMRGAEKPVNGPAVGLSLEDAEREAIARTLEQVGNNKSEAARVLGVTRVTLRNKMKKFGLDS, encoded by the coding sequence ATGACGGCGCGAATTCTGGTGGTTGATGATGACCGGGCCCACATGACCATGCTCGTGGCCATGCTCGGCAGCTGGGGATATGAGGTCGATACGGCGGATGACGGAGCCATGGCCGTAGCCAGGGTGCGCGAGCGGGCCTACGACGTGGTCCTGACCGACGTGCGCATGGCCGAAGTGGACGGGATAGAGGCCCTGCGCAGGATCAAGAGCTACAATCCCTACCTGCCCGTGCTGATCATGACCGCGTATTCTTCCGTGGACGTCGCGGTCCAGGCCCTGAAAGCCGGAGCGCTGGATTATCTGCACAAGCCGCTTGATTTTGAGGAACTGCGCTTGGGCCTTGCGCGGGCATTGGAGCAGGGCATGGCCCACCGTTCGGCGCAGGCCCCAAGCGGCGAGGCTGACCCGGTTTCGGAGATGATCGGCGACTCGCTCCCCATGCGCGAACTCGCCGCCATGATCCGGGCCGTGGCGCCGTCCGAAGCTTCAGTCCTCATCTTGGGCGAATCCGGCACGGGCAAGGAATTGGTGGCCAAGGCGCTGCATGAGGGGAGCCCGCGCAAAGCCAGACAACTGGTCACGGTCAATTGTGCGGCGCTCGCGGAAAATCTGCTGGAGAGCGAACTCTTCGGGCATGAAAAGGGCGCGTATACAGGGGCGCAGCGACAGCGGGACGGGCGGTTCGTGCAGGCCGACGGGGGCACCCTCTTTCTGGACGAAATCGGAGAGATGGCTCCCGCGCTGCAGGCCAAGCTTCTGCGCGCCTTGCAGCAGGGAGAGGTGCAGCGTCTGGGCAGCGACAGATCCATCCGCGTCGATGTACGGGTGCTCGCCGCCACCAACCGCGATCTGGAGGCCGAGGTGCGCGATGGCGGTTTTCGCGAGGATCTGTACTACCGCTTGAACGTCATCGCCCTGCGCGTCCCCGCTCTCAGGGAGAGGCCCGAGGACATTCCGCTATTGGCCCGGCATTTTTTGCACCGTTTTGCGCAGCGCAACCGCAAGACCTATCGCGGTTTTACGCCCAGGGTCATGGACCTGATGCTGCATTACGACTGGCCGGGAAATGTGCGCGAGCTGGAAAATGTGGTGGAGCGCGCCGTCATTCTCTCGCCCGGTGAATTTGTCACGGAGAACGACCTGCCCGCAAATATGCGCGGGGCTGAAAAGCCGGTGAATGGTCCGGCGGTGGGCCTGTCGTTGGAGGACGCGGAGCGTGAGGCGATTGCACGCACTCTGGAGCAGGTGGGCAACAACAAGAGCGAGGCCGCGCGCGTGCTGGGGGTGACGCGGGTCACCCTGCGCAACAAGATGAAGAAGTTTGGGCTGGATTCGTAA
- a CDS encoding TetR/AcrR family transcriptional regulator, with translation MSHTTREHILDVGGRLVHHKGYTATGLQEILSEAGVPKGSFYFYFKSKEEFGLALIDHYRAELANQAGPILRDESQAPLERLARFFLWFRDNFEREGFIKGCPLGNLTQEMGDVNPAFREKLHESLENLIKAVTIVLKQASERGKLASGLEPEATARFIISAWQGALLRMKAAAGPEPLDNFQTMVFQVLLA, from the coding sequence ATGTCACACACCACTCGCGAACACATCCTCGACGTCGGAGGCCGCCTTGTTCACCACAAGGGGTACACTGCTACTGGCTTGCAGGAGATCCTCTCCGAGGCGGGAGTGCCCAAGGGCTCTTTTTACTTCTATTTCAAGAGCAAGGAAGAATTCGGGCTTGCCCTCATCGACCATTACCGCGCCGAGCTCGCGAATCAGGCCGGTCCCATTCTGCGAGACGAGAGTCAGGCGCCGCTGGAGCGGCTGGCCCGGTTTTTCCTCTGGTTTCGGGACAATTTTGAGCGCGAAGGATTCATCAAGGGCTGCCCTCTGGGCAACTTGACCCAGGAAATGGGCGACGTGAACCCTGCCTTCCGCGAAAAACTCCACGAGAGCCTGGAAAACCTGATCAAGGCCGTGACCATTGTCCTGAAACAGGCGTCGGAGCGCGGTAAACTGGCGAGCGGACTGGAACCCGAGGCCACGGCCCGATTCATCATTTCGGCCTGGCAAGGGGCGCTCCTGCGCATGAAGGCGGCGGCCGGACCGGAACCCTTGGACAATTTTCAGACGATGGTGTTTCAAGTCCTGCTGGCTTGA
- a CDS encoding DUF485 domain-containing protein, which produces MPTVSINSLDHEKFQDLVRRKRIVSVILSTLMLVIYFGFILVLAFRKELLAIKVGEHLTMGVPVGLAVIISACVLTGIYVTWANSAYDDAVTSIVGNMKEK; this is translated from the coding sequence TTGCCAACCGTATCCATCAACAGTCTGGATCATGAAAAGTTTCAGGATCTGGTCAGAAGAAAAAGAATTGTATCCGTGATCCTGAGCACTCTCATGCTGGTCATTTATTTTGGTTTCATTCTGGTCCTGGCCTTCAGAAAAGAGCTCCTCGCGATAAAAGTCGGCGAGCACCTGACCATGGGCGTTCCCGTTGGACTTGCGGTCATCATTTCGGCCTGCGTGCTGACAGGCATTTACGTCACCTGGGCCAACAGCGCGTACGACGATGCGGTGACAAGCATTGTCGGCAACATGAAGGAGAAATGA
- a CDS encoding sodium:solute symporter family transporter, producing the protein MNEFTSSIGQPNAVSIGFFLVFVLATLVITYYAAKRSKTASQFYAAGRSVTGLQNGIALAGDYMSAASFLGIAGLVSLKGYDGLIYSIGFLVGWPIIMFLIAEPLRNLGKYTFADVVAYRLKQKPIRIAASCGSLMTVAFYLIAQMVGSGSLVKLMFGLPYEAAVVVVGVIMIAYVLFGGMLATTWVQIIKAVLLLGGASIVVFMVLAQFDYNPVNLFDAAVLKYGAKVLEPGGLVSNPWDALSLGIALMFGTAGLPHILMRFYTVPDAKAARKSVLYATGLISYFYILTFIIGFGAMVLVGQDVIAGFDKGGNMAAPLLAEVTGGIMFLGFIAAVAFATILAVVAGLTLAGATTFSHDLYANVFRTGRSTEENEVKMAKRATVALGILAIGLGIAFKGQNVAFMVGLAFAIAASANFPALLLSIMWKRFSTVGATASIAVGAVLAVGLIIISPTVWVDVLGNAQAIFPWKNPALISLPAAFAAGWLGSVLVPDEGAEARYENQRVRNYLGVGAE; encoded by the coding sequence ATGAATGAGTTTACCTCCTCCATCGGACAACCCAACGCGGTTTCCATCGGGTTCTTTCTGGTCTTCGTGCTGGCCACTCTGGTCATCACCTATTACGCAGCCAAACGCAGCAAAACCGCCTCACAGTTTTACGCCGCCGGCCGATCTGTCACGGGGCTCCAGAACGGCATCGCCCTGGCCGGAGACTACATGAGCGCGGCGTCCTTTCTGGGCATCGCGGGCCTCGTGTCCCTCAAGGGCTATGACGGCCTCATCTATTCCATCGGATTTCTCGTGGGCTGGCCGATCATCATGTTCCTGATCGCCGAGCCGCTGCGCAACCTGGGCAAATACACCTTCGCCGATGTGGTTGCCTATCGCCTCAAGCAAAAACCCATCCGCATCGCGGCGTCCTGCGGCTCGCTCATGACCGTGGCCTTTTATCTCATCGCCCAGATGGTCGGTTCCGGCTCGCTGGTGAAGCTCATGTTCGGGCTGCCCTATGAAGCGGCTGTCGTCGTCGTGGGCGTGATCATGATCGCCTACGTGCTTTTCGGCGGCATGCTGGCCACGACCTGGGTGCAGATCATCAAGGCCGTCCTGCTGCTGGGTGGAGCTTCCATTGTGGTTTTCATGGTCCTGGCACAATTTGACTACAACCCGGTCAATCTTTTCGATGCCGCCGTGCTCAAGTATGGCGCCAAAGTTCTGGAACCGGGCGGTCTGGTATCGAACCCTTGGGACGCCCTTTCGCTTGGCATTGCGCTCATGTTCGGAACGGCCGGACTGCCGCACATCCTGATGCGCTTCTATACCGTGCCCGATGCCAAGGCCGCACGTAAATCGGTGCTCTATGCCACCGGCCTCATCTCCTATTTCTACATTCTGACCTTCATCATCGGCTTCGGCGCCATGGTGCTGGTGGGACAGGACGTGATCGCCGGGTTCGACAAGGGCGGCAACATGGCGGCTCCGCTGTTGGCCGAAGTCACGGGTGGCATCATGTTTCTGGGATTTATCGCGGCGGTTGCATTTGCGACGATTCTGGCCGTGGTAGCGGGCCTGACCCTGGCCGGGGCCACGACCTTTTCCCATGATCTGTACGCCAACGTGTTCCGTACCGGGCGTTCCACAGAGGAAAACGAAGTGAAGATGGCCAAGCGCGCCACCGTCGCCCTGGGGATTCTGGCCATCGGGCTTGGTATCGCCTTCAAGGGGCAGAACGTGGCCTTCATGGTCGGCCTGGCCTTTGCGATCGCGGCCAGCGCCAATTTCCCGGCCCTTTTGCTCTCGATCATGTGGAAGCGCTTCAGCACGGTCGGCGCGACGGCGAGTATTGCCGTGGGAGCGGTTTTGGCGGTAGGGCTCATCATCATAAGCCCCACGGTGTGGGTCGATGTGCTCGGCAATGCCCAGGCCATTTTCCCCTGGAAGAATCCGGCCCTGATCTCGCTGCCTGCCGCCTTTGCCGCGGGCTGGCTCGGTTCGGTCCTGGTTCCTGACGAGGGCGCCGAGGCCAGATACGAGAACCAGCGCGTGCGCAACTACCTCGGAGTGGGCGCTGAATAA